TTAACCATACATGCAGTTTTACAACCGATACTCCTGATTTCTACAGAAGAGAAGGTCAGGACTATCCTTCACACGGTGGACGTTTCACTGGTGAACCTGCTTACTTCAAACATGTTTTAAGCACAGCAAAAATGCTTTTTGAAGAAACAGATACTAAACCTGAAGATTATGATTATGCATGTTTCCACCAGCCTAACGGTAAATTCTACCTTAGAGCAGGTAAGAAATTAGGATTTACATCTGAACAAATCAAACAGGGTCTTTTAACTCCTAATATTGGAAATACCTACTCAGGTGCTGTACCATTGGCATTATCCAATATTTTGGATGTTGCAGAACCTGGCGATAATATTTTCGTTATTTCCTACGGTTCAGGTGCTGGAAGTGACGGTTTTACAATAACTGTTAAAGATGAAATTAAAGAAAGAAGAGATTTAGCTCCAAAAACACAGGACATCATTGATGATAAGACATATGTTGATTATGCTGTTTATGCTAAATTCAAAGGTAAAATTAAAATGTAAGGGGGCTTTTTAATGAGAGATGTTGCGATTATAGGAGTTTCACAAACAAAATTCGGTGAATTATGGGATAAATCCTTTAGGGATTTGATTGCTGAAGCTGGTGTAAAAGCTATTAATGATGCTGAAATTGACGGTGCGGCTATTGAAGCACTATTTGTTGGAAATATGTCCTCTGGATTATTTGTAGAACAAGAGCATATTGCAGCACTTATTTCTGACCATGTAGGTCTTAATCCAATACCTGCTACAAGAGTTGAAGCTGCTTGTGCATCAGGAGGTTTGGCATTAAGACAGGGAATCATGGCAGTTGCATCAGGTTTCCATGATGTGGTAATTTCTGCAGGTGTGGAAAAAATGACAGATGTCGTTGACGCTACTCCGGCTATTGCTACTGCATCCGATCAGGAATGGGAAGCACAGCAAGGGGCTACATTCCCGTCATTATATGCAATGATTGCAAAAAGACACATGTATGAATACGGAACTACCCGTGAACAGCTTGCACAGTTTTCAGTTGTAAACCATAAGAATGCATCCAAAAACCCTAATGCTCAGTTCCCATTTGAAGTGAGCGTTGATAAGGTTATCAACTCTACCATGGTAGCAGATCCTTTAACACTTCTTGACTGTTCTCCTGTAAGTGACGGAGCAGCTGCAATTGTAATGGTGCCTGCTGAAGATGCAAAAAAATACACTGACACTCCAATTTATGTAAAAGCTTCTGCACAGGCTTCTGG
The uncultured Methanobrevibacter sp. DNA segment above includes these coding regions:
- a CDS encoding thiolase domain-containing protein — encoded protein: MRDVAIIGVSQTKFGELWDKSFRDLIAEAGVKAINDAEIDGAAIEALFVGNMSSGLFVEQEHIAALISDHVGLNPIPATRVEAACASGGLALRQGIMAVASGFHDVVISAGVEKMTDVVDATPAIATASDQEWEAQQGATFPSLYAMIAKRHMYEYGTTREQLAQFSVVNHKNASKNPNAQFPFEVSVDKVINSTMVADPLTLLDCSPVSDGAAAIVMVPAEDAKKYTDTPIYVKASAQASGTLTLHDRKDITTIESTKVASRKAYEMAGVTTKDIDLTEVHDCFSINGLLAVEDLGFAEKGKGGIAIEEGQTEIDGDFPINTSGGLKARGHPLGATGIAQAAEVVWQLRGEAGGRQVDGAEIGMTHNIGGTGGTAAVHIFGRDL
- a CDS encoding hydroxymethylglutaryl-CoA synthase gives rise to the protein MVGIVGYGAHVPSYRIKVEEIAKVWGDDPVALSNGLVVNEKSVPSADEDTATIAVTAARYALARAQIDPSKIGAVYVGSESHPYAVKPTASIVAEAVCATPKLTAADLEFACKAGTAGIQMTMGLVESGMIEYGLAIGADTSQGAPGDALEYTASAGGAAYIIGKENTIADINHTCSFTTDTPDFYRREGQDYPSHGGRFTGEPAYFKHVLSTAKMLFEETDTKPEDYDYACFHQPNGKFYLRAGKKLGFTSEQIKQGLLTPNIGNTYSGAVPLALSNILDVAEPGDNIFVISYGSGAGSDGFTITVKDEIKERRDLAPKTQDIIDDKTYVDYAVYAKFKGKIKM